The genomic stretch AGCAGATACTTCCTTCATGTGAGGAGATTGATCCATTTATACAATCAGAAGGAAATTTTGACCCGTTCAAGGAGGAGATATTAAGCCCAGTTAACGGCTTGACCCACAGATATCCTGACAGGGTTTTGTTAAGAACAACAAATTTTTGTTCTGTTTACTGTCGGCACTGTATGAGAAAGAGGATATTTCTTGAAGAAGAAAGGGCAAGAAGATACGAAGACTATATCAATATGTTTAAATACATAAAAGAAAATAAGCAGATAAAAGAGGTAATTATATCAGGGGGAGATCCTTTAACGCTACCCAATAGGAAGATAGAATTTATTCTTGAAAATCTACAGAAAATAGATCATGTTGAAAGCATAAGGATCGGGACAAGGGAACTTGTTGTAAATCCATACAGATTTTTTGATGAAGGACTTCTTGAAATACTTGAGAGAAACGACAAGGTCTGGATTGTGTCCCATTTTAATCACCCTGACGAGGTAACAGATGTTGTTAAAAGGGCTGTAAAAAATATCCTGTCGGCAGGAATACCTGTTTTGAACCAGACAGTTCTTCTGAGGGGAATAAATGATGATCCTGAAACAATGGAAAAGCTTTTTAGATCACTGATACAGGTTAAAATAAAACCTTACTACCTTTTTTACTGTGATCCAACGAAAGGTGTTCTTCACTTCAGAACACCGATAGATAAGGGAATAGAAATCATTGAATATTTAAGAGGTAGGGTGTCAGGAATAGCAATTCCAACATATGCTGTTGATCTTCCAGGGGGTCTTGGTAAGGTTCCACTTGAGCCTGATTACATAGTTGAGAAAACAGATCAATACATAATCTTCAAAAATTACGAGGGTAAGACAGTCAGATTTAACAGATGTAAATTTGATATAATAGATACAAAAAAATCGGAGGATTTATGTTTATAAAGGAGAGGCTGTTTACCCCTGGTCCAGTTCCTCTTCCACCCCAGGTTATAAAAGCTCTCGGACAGCAGATAATACACCACAGAACACCTGAGTTTACTAAGATATTTTTAGATGTAAGAAAAAAACTCCAGAAACTTCTGAAAACAGAAAGAGATGTTATTCTTCTTGCATCTTCAGGAACTGGAGGAATGGAAGCCTCTGTTCTTAATTTCTTCAGGAAAGGAGACAGGGTTCTAATTATCAATGCTGGAAAATTTGGACAGAGATGGAAAGAGCTTGCAGAAACCTTTGAGCTTAAGGTAATAGATTATGAGATATCCTGGGGTAAAACTTACGATAAAGAAAAAGTTCTCCAGATTATAGGAGAGTTTCCTGATATAAAAGGTATATTTGTCCAGCAGTCTGAAACTTCAACAACAACCTATCACGATGTTAAGTTTCTGGGAGAAGTTTCAAACAAACTTGAAGACTGTATTCTTGTTGTTGACGGAATTACATCTGTAGGTGTTTATGAGGTTTATCCTGAAGAGCTTGGAATAGATGTTCTTATAACAGGCTCCCAGAAAGCACTTATGCTTCCTCCCGGACTTGCTGTTGTTTATTTCAGTAAAAAGGCAGAAAAAAGACTGGAAAAGAGCAACATTCCGAAATATTACTTTGATCTAAAAAAAGAGGCAAAAAAACAGAAAAATGGTCAGACAGCATATACACCGGCAATAAATCTGATAATCGCTCTTAATGAGAGCCTCAGCCTGATGCTTGATGAAGGAATTGAAAACCTTGCAAAAAGGCACCACATATTGGCAGAAGCTACAAGGGAGGCTGTAAAAGAAATAGGACTTAAACTTCTCTCTGAAAGCCCATCAAACTCTGCAACAGGTGTTTACTCTCCTGCGGGAATAAATGCAGATGATTTAAGAAAACAGCTTCTAAAAATAGGGTTTAGAGTTGCAGGAGGACAGGATCATCTCAAAGGGAAGATATTCAGGATAGCCCATATGGGTTATTTTGATTTTAATGACATTATTCAGGTTATATCAGGGCTTGAGATGGCTTTGTATAAGATAGGATTTGATATTGAGATTGGCAAAGGTGTAAAAAAAGCCCAAAAAATCATTCTTGAAAACTCATAAAGGAGAGGAAATTGGCAGTAAGGATTATATATGTCAGACATGCTGAGAGTTTATGGAACCCTATCGGAAAATATCAGGGAAGGCTTGATCCTGAACTATCTGAAAGAGGGCACAAACAGGCTGAGCTTCTTGCACTTACCCTAAAAAAATATAACCCAACAGCCCTTTACTCAAGCCCTCTTAAAAGAACATACATGACAGCCGAATATATATCAAAAGAGCTTGGACTTGAAATACAAATAGATGAAGACATAATAGAGATTGACCACGGTGAATGGTCAGGAATGCTTGTTGAAGAGGTAAAAGAAAAATATCCTGATCTTTTTAGACAGTGGCTTTACGAACCTGAAAAGATTAAATTTCCTCATGGTGAAACACTTGTTGATGTTTTTAATAGAGTTAAAAGATTTCAGGAAAAGATGCTTGAAAAACACGAAGGAGAAACTGTTGTTGCTGTCTCTCACACAGTCCCCATAAGAGCATCTTTTGTGGCTGGGCTTGATCTTCCCCTTGCTAAATTCTGGAGTTTTGGGTGTGATAACGCTTCATATTCAATATTAGAGTATGAAAAGGTCAGACCAATTCTTTATAAAGTAAACAACACATACTTTTTAGGGGATCTTTTTATCCCTGCTTTAGATGCGCTGTAATGGAGAAAAGATGAATATAGACATTCCTTCTGGAACAAGAACATTCAGTCGAGCTGAAACCTTCCAGATAAACAAAATCCTGAATGATATTAGCAGAACATTTGAGCTGTGGGCTTATGAAGAGATAAAACTTCCTTATTTTGAATATCTTGATGTTCATAGTAAAGGTCTTGATGAAGATGTTGTGGGAAAAAGCTTCAAATTAGTTGACAGGAATACCGGTGAGATACTGTGTTTGAGGGCTGATTTTACAGCACAGATAGCAAGATATTTCTCATCTTTAAAAAGAAAATCACTCCCAAAAAGATACTACTACATAGGAACTATATTCAGATATTCACAGCCAAAAGGTGAAAACCTTTGGGAAAAGTTACAGACAGGTGTTGAGCTTATCGGGTCAGATAGACTTGAGGCAGATGCTGAAGTGATAGCTGTGGCATGCCAATCTTTAAAAAATTTAGGAATAGATAATTTTCAGATAGATATCAACAACACAAGATTGTTCAGCTTTCTAAAAGAGTATGTTGATCTTAATGAAAAAGATTACAAACTGTTTATGGAAATAATAAAAAAACGGGAGATATTCAATATTGAAAAATTTATATCTAATAAAAATATAGATAAAGAAATAGCAGAGTTTATTATTAATATTCCTAAACTTCAGGGAGATATTTCTCTCATTAAAAAACTTTCAAAAAAATATTCCCTCTTTAAAGATATCTTCAATCAGCTTTTGGAAATTTACAGAATACTTGATGAATACGGGCTTTCTGAAAAGGTTGTTTTTGATCTTGGGGAACCTAAGGAATTTTCATACTATACAGGAATAGTTTTTGAAATTTTTATAAAAGGATTTCCTAAACCTGTGGGACAGGGAGGCAGATATAACACCCTTATTTCAAAATACAACGGAGATGTTCCGGCTACAGGTTTTGCCTTTGATGTTTTTAACATATGGGAATATATGAAAGATATGGGTCTTATAAAAGAAAAAAACTTTAAAGATTTTTTCATAATAGACCTTACGCCTGAAAAAAAATATGCATACAGAATAGGTAAGACATTAAGAGAAAAAGGGTACACAGTTGGCAGGGACATAATAGATAGAGATCTTAAGAGCTCTCTGGAATTTGCTTTTGAAAATAGATACAAAAAAGCTATAGCTATCGGACTGGACAGCAGTGAAAAAGAGATATATATTTATTCATCTAAAAATGAGTTTGAAAAGCTGAGTATTGAAGAATTTTTAAAAAAAATATAGTGCATTTTGCACTAAATACATATAAAGGAGTTTTTTTATGAAGGCTACAAGCAACAAAGTGGTAACTTTTCACTACACACTCAAAGACAAGGAGACAG from Persephonella sp. encodes the following:
- a CDS encoding KamA family radical SAM protein, translating into MRILEKDYWKKIPQWKNVSRWEWEDWRWQIRNRLKNIDEIGKVLGKDLSKLKKVEQVFRTGTTPYYISLANDFSDLENPILKQILPSCEEIDPFIQSEGNFDPFKEEILSPVNGLTHRYPDRVLLRTTNFCSVYCRHCMRKRIFLEEERARRYEDYINMFKYIKENKQIKEVIISGGDPLTLPNRKIEFILENLQKIDHVESIRIGTRELVVNPYRFFDEGLLEILERNDKVWIVSHFNHPDEVTDVVKRAVKNILSAGIPVLNQTVLLRGINDDPETMEKLFRSLIQVKIKPYYLFYCDPTKGVLHFRTPIDKGIEIIEYLRGRVSGIAIPTYAVDLPGGLGKVPLEPDYIVEKTDQYIIFKNYEGKTVRFNRCKFDIIDTKKSEDLCL
- a CDS encoding alanine--glyoxylate aminotransferase family protein; the protein is MFIKERLFTPGPVPLPPQVIKALGQQIIHHRTPEFTKIFLDVRKKLQKLLKTERDVILLASSGTGGMEASVLNFFRKGDRVLIINAGKFGQRWKELAETFELKVIDYEISWGKTYDKEKVLQIIGEFPDIKGIFVQQSETSTTTYHDVKFLGEVSNKLEDCILVVDGITSVGVYEVYPEELGIDVLITGSQKALMLPPGLAVVYFSKKAEKRLEKSNIPKYYFDLKKEAKKQKNGQTAYTPAINLIIALNESLSLMLDEGIENLAKRHHILAEATREAVKEIGLKLLSESPSNSATGVYSPAGINADDLRKQLLKIGFRVAGGQDHLKGKIFRIAHMGYFDFNDIIQVISGLEMALYKIGFDIEIGKGVKKAQKIILENS
- a CDS encoding phosphoserine phosphatase PspA, whose protein sequence is MAVRIIYVRHAESLWNPIGKYQGRLDPELSERGHKQAELLALTLKKYNPTALYSSPLKRTYMTAEYISKELGLEIQIDEDIIEIDHGEWSGMLVEEVKEKYPDLFRQWLYEPEKIKFPHGETLVDVFNRVKRFQEKMLEKHEGETVVAVSHTVPIRASFVAGLDLPLAKFWSFGCDNASYSILEYEKVRPILYKVNNTYFLGDLFIPALDAL
- the hisZ gene encoding ATP phosphoribosyltransferase regulatory subunit, which produces MNIDIPSGTRTFSRAETFQINKILNDISRTFELWAYEEIKLPYFEYLDVHSKGLDEDVVGKSFKLVDRNTGEILCLRADFTAQIARYFSSLKRKSLPKRYYYIGTIFRYSQPKGENLWEKLQTGVELIGSDRLEADAEVIAVACQSLKNLGIDNFQIDINNTRLFSFLKEYVDLNEKDYKLFMEIIKKREIFNIEKFISNKNIDKEIAEFIINIPKLQGDISLIKKLSKKYSLFKDIFNQLLEIYRILDEYGLSEKVVFDLGEPKEFSYYTGIVFEIFIKGFPKPVGQGGRYNTLISKYNGDVPATGFAFDVFNIWEYMKDMGLIKEKNFKDFFIIDLTPEKKYAYRIGKTLREKGYTVGRDIIDRDLKSSLEFAFENRYKKAIAIGLDSSEKEIYIYSSKNEFEKLSIEEFLKKI